In Cytobacillus oceanisediminis, the following proteins share a genomic window:
- a CDS encoding DinB family protein: protein MTHPALKMYDYHVWANGVIIDRLKELPQDIYHKEIQTGFSSISKVLTHIYTTDYTWFNIISGENMKEALAYAEQLKEQAETKSIEEMKKTFLELSERYKELLNSQENIEKVIVVDNPYAGLLETTVSETVLHVVTHGSYHRGNIATMLRQMGHTSVMQDYGLYLFMPQTS from the coding sequence ATGACACATCCCGCATTAAAAATGTACGATTACCACGTATGGGCAAATGGAGTTATAATTGACCGTTTAAAAGAACTTCCCCAAGACATTTATCATAAGGAAATTCAAACAGGTTTTTCTTCAATTTCAAAGGTGCTGACTCACATTTATACCACAGATTACACATGGTTTAATATTATTTCAGGAGAAAATATGAAAGAAGCATTGGCGTATGCAGAACAATTAAAAGAGCAGGCAGAAACAAAAAGTATTGAAGAAATGAAAAAGACCTTTTTAGAGTTATCTGAACGTTACAAAGAACTTTTGAACAGCCAGGAAAATATTGAAAAGGTGATAGTAGTTGATAACCCCTATGCTGGATTACTTGAAACTACTGTTTCTGAAACGGTGCTGCATGTTGTTACTCACGGATCTTATCATCGCGGCAATATAGCTACCATGTTACGGCAAATGGGACACACCTCCGTGATGCAGGATTATGGACTTTACCTATTCATGCCCCAGACTTCATAA
- a CDS encoding DinB family protein: MYHSLSDFFKSWEFEAGATSRVLKNLTDESLKQEVTPNQWSLGRIAWHTVTAIKVISSQAGLRFAAPSEDWSVPSSANFIAESYTSSSNNLIEALETHWTDQTLLEQIDFFGTKMTKGSLLLFLNQHQTHHRGQMTILMRQAGLSVPGIYGPSKEEWAQFGMAEPRQTLFD; the protein is encoded by the coding sequence ATGTATCATAGCTTAAGCGATTTTTTTAAATCCTGGGAATTTGAGGCTGGGGCTACAAGCAGGGTTCTTAAGAATCTCACAGATGAATCATTAAAGCAGGAAGTCACACCAAATCAATGGTCTTTAGGGCGTATTGCGTGGCATACGGTCACTGCTATTAAAGTAATTAGTTCACAGGCAGGTTTAAGGTTTGCAGCTCCAAGTGAAGACTGGTCTGTTCCATCTTCAGCTAATTTCATTGCTGAAAGCTATACTAGTTCATCAAATAACCTAATTGAGGCTTTGGAAACTCACTGGACTGATCAGACCCTGTTGGAACAAATTGATTTCTTTGGAACAAAAATGACAAAGGGAAGTCTGTTATTATTTTTAAACCAACATCAAACTCATCACCGGGGACAAATGACTATACTAATGAGACAAGCAGGACTTAGTGTTCCAGGGATTTACGGTCCTTCAAAAGAAGAATGGGCACAATTTGGAATGGCTGAACCTAGACAAACTTTATTTGATTAA
- a CDS encoding Lsa family ABC-F type ribosomal protection protein: protein MSMIKVQDLTFSYLGSFDNIFEGVNFQIDTDWKLGFIGRNGRGKTTFFNLLLGNYEYSGTIISSVEFNYFPYPVSDKNKYTHEILEEICPQAEDWEFFREISYLNVDAEVMYRTFNTLSNGEQTKVLLAALFLNEGQFLLIDEPTNHLDTDARKVVSDYLRKKKGFILISHDRIFLDGCVDHILSINRANIEVQSGNYSSWKLNFDREQEHQEAANQRLQKDIGRLKQSSKRSAGWSNQVEASKNGTTNSGSKLDKGFVGHKAAKMMKRAKSLESRQQKAIEEKSKLLKNVEKTESLKLEPFEFQSNELISLTDVSVKYDGQIVNKPISFKVEQGDRIVLDGKNGSGKSSVLKLILGTPIQHTGSITAGSGLTISYVQQDTSNLKGLLSDFIEEHKIDETLFKSILRKMDFDRIQFEKDISHYSGGQKKKLLIAKSLCEKAHLYIWDEPLNFIDIYSRMQIEELIQRFHPTMVIVEHDQAFQQTVATKIISM from the coding sequence ATGTCGATGATAAAGGTTCAAGACTTAACTTTTTCTTATCTAGGCAGCTTTGACAATATTTTTGAAGGTGTAAACTTTCAAATAGATACGGATTGGAAACTAGGTTTTATTGGCAGGAATGGACGCGGTAAAACAACATTTTTTAATTTGTTACTAGGAAATTATGAGTATAGCGGGACAATCATCTCTTCGGTAGAATTTAATTATTTCCCTTATCCGGTTTCGGATAAAAATAAGTATACGCATGAAATCTTAGAAGAGATTTGCCCCCAGGCAGAAGATTGGGAATTTTTTCGTGAAATATCCTATTTGAATGTTGATGCAGAGGTCATGTACCGCACATTTAATACATTATCAAATGGAGAACAAACAAAGGTATTGCTTGCTGCACTATTTTTGAATGAGGGTCAATTTCTTTTGATTGATGAGCCAACCAATCATCTGGATACTGATGCACGAAAGGTGGTCTCTGATTATCTAAGGAAGAAAAAAGGGTTTATTTTAATTTCACATGATAGAATCTTTTTGGATGGATGCGTTGACCATATCTTATCTATAAATAGAGCAAATATTGAAGTACAGAGTGGTAACTATTCTTCATGGAAGCTAAATTTTGATCGGGAGCAAGAACACCAAGAGGCAGCAAATCAGCGCCTGCAAAAAGACATTGGGAGATTAAAGCAATCTTCAAAGCGCTCAGCAGGCTGGTCTAATCAAGTGGAGGCTTCCAAGAATGGAACAACGAATTCGGGCTCTAAGCTGGACAAGGGGTTTGTAGGACATAAAGCAGCAAAGATGATGAAAAGAGCAAAGAGCCTGGAGTCAAGGCAGCAAAAAGCGATTGAGGAAAAATCAAAACTGCTTAAAAATGTAGAAAAAACCGAATCATTAAAATTAGAACCATTTGAATTTCAGTCCAATGAATTGATTTCTTTGACTGATGTGTCTGTTAAGTACGATGGCCAAATAGTAAATAAGCCTATTAGTTTTAAAGTTGAACAAGGTGACAGAATTGTACTTGATGGCAAGAATGGAAGCGGAAAAAGCAGTGTTTTAAAACTAATACTAGGAACTCCGATTCAGCATACAGGCTCAATAACTGCAGGTTCAGGACTCACCATTTCCTATGTCCAGCAAGATACCTCTAATTTAAAAGGGCTGTTATCGGATTTTATTGAAGAGCACAAGATTGATGAGACTCTATTTAAATCCATTTTGCGAAAGATGGACTTTGACCGGATACAATTTGAGAAAGATATTTCTCATTATTCCGGAGGCCAAAAGAAAAAGCTGCTTATAGCTAAAAGTTTATGTGAAAAAGCTCATTTATATATTTGGGATGAACCGTTAAATTTTATTGATATATATTCGCGAATGCAGATTGAAGAGCTTATTCAAAGATTTCATCCTACAATGGTTATTGTTGAGCATGATCAGGCATTTCAACAAACAGTTGCTACAAAAATAATATCTATGTAG
- a CDS encoding cysteine hydrolase family protein produces the protein MSTALIIVDIQNDYFPNGKMELSNPEKAAANAAKVLNWFRQNNKDNIFHVQHIASDPGLGFFLPNTEGVKLNEAVLPLENESIIIKNFANSFLKTQLESKLKEKGITKLVITGMMTHMCIDATVRAAVDLGFETTLIEDACATRDLSYQDKVVPAEQVHYAFVSALNGMYANVISTEDFLQQNN, from the coding sequence ATGAGCACAGCTTTAATCATTGTCGATATTCAAAATGACTATTTTCCTAATGGAAAGATGGAATTAAGCAATCCTGAAAAAGCAGCCGCTAATGCTGCTAAAGTTCTTAATTGGTTTAGACAGAATAACAAAGATAATATTTTCCATGTGCAGCATATCGCAAGTGATCCAGGGTTAGGCTTCTTCCTTCCGAATACGGAGGGAGTTAAACTAAATGAAGCTGTTCTGCCATTAGAAAACGAAAGCATTATTATTAAAAATTTCGCTAACAGCTTTTTAAAGACACAATTAGAAAGCAAATTAAAAGAAAAAGGAATAACCAAGTTAGTGATCACAGGTATGATGACACATATGTGTATTGATGCAACAGTTAGAGCTGCTGTGGATCTAGGCTTTGAAACTACATTGATTGAAGATGCATGTGCGACAAGAGACTTATCTTATCAAGACAAGGTCGTGCCAGCTGAACAGGTTCATTATGCGTTTGTCAGCGCACTTAACGGTATGTATGCCAATGTAATTTCGACCGAGGATTTCCTGCAGCAGAACAACTAA
- a CDS encoding alpha/beta hydrolase, whose protein sequence is MVGYLYQVKNDNQLPCIIMGSGFGGTQDTPSMIAKAKSFAQAGFAAFTFDYRNLGESEGRPRQLVSIAGQQEDFLSAISFIKGQPSVDGKRLALWGSSLGGGHVVSVAAISSDISTVISQIPFNGFPKNNGRSLKGTVSLLRAMYKDLKRGKKGEPSFYIPVVGQVGELAVMTSEEASKTIAGMQSKTWRNEVAPRALIEMMKYKPSNSGGQVKAKVLICYGEYDKDTQGPQTMEMIKSIPNVEVKSYPVPHFEFYNPEVREGVIADQIAFLKKCFPA, encoded by the coding sequence ATGGTCGGTTATCTGTATCAAGTAAAAAATGATAATCAGTTACCATGTATCATTATGGGTTCCGGTTTTGGGGGAACACAAGATACTCCAAGTATGATCGCCAAGGCTAAAAGCTTTGCACAGGCTGGATTTGCCGCTTTTACTTTTGATTATCGAAATCTGGGTGAAAGCGAAGGTCGGCCAAGACAATTAGTGAGTATAGCAGGACAACAGGAAGACTTTTTATCTGCTATTAGCTTTATTAAGGGGCAGCCATCTGTTGATGGCAAACGATTGGCTCTATGGGGAAGCTCACTAGGTGGTGGTCATGTAGTATCGGTGGCAGCCATATCATCAGATATATCTACTGTTATTTCACAAATTCCGTTCAATGGATTTCCCAAAAATAATGGACGTTCCCTAAAGGGGACAGTTAGCCTTTTAAGAGCAATGTATAAAGACCTAAAACGCGGAAAAAAAGGAGAGCCGTCATTTTATATCCCTGTTGTTGGGCAAGTAGGTGAGTTGGCTGTGATGACCAGCGAGGAAGCATCAAAGACCATTGCAGGAATGCAATCAAAAACGTGGCGTAATGAAGTAGCACCACGGGCATTAATTGAAATGATGAAATATAAACCAAGTAATAGTGGGGGGCAAGTAAAAGCTAAAGTTTTGATATGTTATGGTGAGTACGATAAAGATACACAAGGGCCTCAAACAATGGAAATGATTAAAAGCATTCCAAACGTTGAAGTAAAGTCCTATCCTGTTCCTCACTTTGAATTTTATAATCCTGAGGTGAGAGAAGGAGTTATTGCAGACCAAATAGCATTTCTTAAAAAGTGCTTCCCTGCTTGA
- a CDS encoding AAA family ATPase, with protein sequence MFEKFNFDLIYRERDDLTPLVVMMCGVTGSGKTTFSKKLEKEGFLRLSIDEEIWAVNGRYGIDFPIEKIEEYKKDAEKNLRNRLIKLIHDKQQVVIDFSFWDRARRYQYKKLIEDSGGKWKLIYLKVQPNDLRERLKLRNKRFDANAFTISEEILTSYLNGFEIPNGEGEIVIDN encoded by the coding sequence GTGTTTGAAAAATTTAATTTTGACTTGATTTATCGTGAACGAGATGATTTAACCCCATTAGTGGTGATGATGTGTGGTGTGACTGGTTCTGGGAAAACTACTTTCTCAAAAAAATTGGAAAAAGAAGGTTTTTTGCGTCTTTCTATTGATGAAGAAATATGGGCTGTTAATGGTCGTTATGGGATTGATTTCCCAATTGAAAAAATTGAGGAATACAAGAAAGATGCAGAAAAAAATTTACGCAATCGTTTAATAAAGTTAATACACGATAAACAGCAGGTGGTAATCGACTTCAGTTTTTGGGATCGTGCAAGAAGGTACCAATATAAAAAACTTATTGAGGATTCTGGGGGTAAATGGAAACTTATTTATTTAAAAGTTCAACCTAATGATTTACGTGAACGACTTAAGTTACGTAACAAACGATTTGATGCAAACGCGTTCACTATTTCAGAAGAAATTTTAACTTCTTACCTTAATGGTTTTGAAATACCAAATGGTGAAGGAGAAATTGTGATTGATAATTAG
- a CDS encoding Lrp/AsnC family transcriptional regulator, translating into MDIDQIDFQILRLLTENSRIQWKDLGEQIHMTGQAVGNRIKKLEESGVIKAYSLIIDELKLGLSYTAFVIVHMKTANHDAFIRFIQGRIEVVEAHRVSGEGCYHLKIKVKSQEQLNLFLNKLLEHGNYSLHLSIQEVKQLHPLAAVIQ; encoded by the coding sequence ATGGATATTGATCAAATTGATTTTCAGATCCTCCGGTTACTAACTGAAAATTCACGTATTCAATGGAAGGACTTAGGAGAACAAATTCATATGACTGGCCAAGCAGTAGGGAATCGTATTAAAAAGCTTGAGGAAAGTGGTGTTATTAAAGCCTACTCCCTTATAATCGATGAACTGAAACTAGGGCTTTCTTATACAGCGTTTGTCATTGTTCATATGAAAACAGCTAATCATGATGCGTTTATACGTTTTATTCAAGGTCGAATAGAGGTAGTTGAAGCTCACCGAGTATCTGGAGAAGGCTGTTACCATTTAAAAATAAAAGTTAAATCCCAAGAACAATTAAATCTTTTTCTTAATAAACTTCTCGAACATGGAAACTATAGTTTACACCTATCAATACAAGAGGTAAAACAGCTTCACCCATTGGCTGCTGTAATACAATAG
- a CDS encoding class I SAM-dependent methyltransferase, whose product MKQNKYDDVNFFSAYKKMARSVKGLEAAGEWHVLKELLPELRNKSVLDLGCGFGWHCRFAREQQARSVIGVDISEKMLEQAREMTHDSFISYIKMPIEDIDFSDSPFDVVISSLAFHYIKSFEAICKKVYDCLKPGGSFVFSVEHPIFTSRNEQDWYHDDKGNRLHWAVDNYQLEGLRETTFLTENVIKYHRTFSTYINVLINAGFNIRTIKEPIPSEEMLISIPKMKDELRRPMFLIISAEK is encoded by the coding sequence ATGAAGCAAAACAAGTATGATGATGTGAATTTCTTTTCTGCATATAAAAAAATGGCACGTTCAGTCAAAGGACTTGAAGCTGCTGGAGAATGGCATGTATTAAAAGAACTTTTACCAGAACTCCGAAATAAAAGTGTACTAGATTTGGGATGCGGTTTCGGTTGGCATTGCCGTTTTGCTCGTGAACAGCAAGCGAGGTCTGTTATTGGAGTAGATATATCTGAAAAAATGCTTGAACAAGCTCGTGAAATGACTCATGATTCCTTCATTTCATACATTAAAATGCCAATTGAAGACATTGATTTTTCAGACTCTCCATTTGATGTTGTCATCAGCTCATTGGCTTTTCATTATATTAAGTCCTTTGAAGCAATTTGTAAGAAGGTCTATGATTGTTTAAAGCCTGGAGGTTCTTTTGTCTTTTCAGTTGAACATCCAATCTTCACTTCTCGGAACGAACAAGATTGGTATCATGATGACAAAGGGAATCGTTTGCATTGGGCAGTTGACAATTACCAATTGGAAGGATTACGTGAAACAACATTTCTAACTGAAAACGTTATAAAATACCATCGCACATTTTCAACTTATATCAATGTCTTAATTAATGCTGGATTTAATATAAGGACAATTAAGGAACCTATTCCCTCTGAGGAAATGTTAATCAGTATTCCTAAAATGAAAGATGAACTCCGTAGACCTATGTTCTTAATAATCTCAGCAGAAAAGTAA
- a CDS encoding DinB family protein, whose protein sequence is MEELIEEYSQGHKMLRESIRELSEEEIRFKPGKDKWSIHQIIIHITDSELVSTHRLKKVLSEPEPLLTSPDQDAWVNSLNYDQLDREQYLLLFKMLRSSMLPILHNLKAEQLERVGVYADAGRFTFIELLEFRVEHIRGHIGQIERVKRLLGRSTVKDKC, encoded by the coding sequence ATGGAGGAGTTAATTGAAGAGTACAGTCAAGGACATAAGATGTTAAGAGAATCCATTAGAGAGTTGTCTGAGGAAGAGATTAGGTTCAAGCCAGGAAAGGATAAATGGAGTATACATCAAATTATTATACATATAACAGATTCTGAATTGGTGTCTACACATAGACTGAAAAAAGTTTTGTCAGAACCTGAACCGCTTTTAACGTCGCCTGATCAAGACGCTTGGGTGAATTCATTGAATTATGATCAATTAGACCGTGAACAATACCTTCTGCTGTTTAAAATGCTTCGCTCCAGTATGCTTCCTATCCTCCATAATTTGAAAGCTGAACAACTTGAAAGAGTTGGAGTGTATGCTGATGCTGGGCGATTTACATTCATAGAATTACTGGAATTCCGAGTCGAACATATACGAGGACATATCGGTCAAATTGAAAGAGTAAAAAGGCTTTTAGGGAGAAGCACGGTTAAAGACAAGTGTTGA
- a CDS encoding NUDIX hydrolase yields the protein MLRVDVVYALIYNKDSEQILMVNNKGQGWSLPGGAVEKDESLEQAVVREVEEETGLTIKAGNVLAVNEAFFQEKSHHALFITFEANILEGECEIRYEEEIAEIKWVDLQRANKLMPYFPNGVEGLLKSSSAYTFQS from the coding sequence ATGTTAAGAGTTGATGTCGTTTACGCCCTTATTTACAACAAAGATAGTGAACAAATTTTAATGGTTAATAATAAAGGACAAGGTTGGTCACTTCCTGGTGGTGCAGTTGAAAAAGATGAAAGTTTAGAACAAGCTGTTGTTCGTGAAGTCGAAGAGGAGACAGGACTAACTATTAAGGCGGGAAATGTTTTAGCAGTTAATGAAGCATTTTTTCAGGAGAAAAGTCATCACGCTTTATTTATAACATTTGAAGCAAATATATTGGAGGGAGAATGTGAAATTAGATATGAAGAGGAAATCGCAGAAATAAAATGGGTTGATTTACAAAGGGCAAATAAATTAATGCCCTACTTTCCAAACGGTGTAGAAGGTCTGCTTAAATCGTCTTCTGCCTACACTTTTCAATCATAG